The Lycium barbarum isolate Lr01 chromosome 10, ASM1917538v2, whole genome shotgun sequence genome includes a region encoding these proteins:
- the LOC132614550 gene encoding F-box/FBD/LRR-repeat protein At1g13570-like gives MMSPKGRNHCRSLPFDVLVNLPDNVIDVILTHLPYKDAVRTSVLSKKWRHNWCRLIELTLDESLWETQKDLLNPTAKFRKIIYHLLTLHEGPITKFTLDIANLRSSPDICDFIYFLPRTDIQHLVLHLPWKKLYKFPSSLFRCWQLRHLNLHNCLIIPPLAFDRFDRLVSLELCRVTVSSEFLGILISHCSLLEQLVLKISETSDIIEINAPMLRSFDFMGNISFICLKNVPLLAKASLISKSSSTEAENFDYAKFFESCSALEHLLLNFGYSEFFADEVPTRLPIYLNRVKRFHLPEIMLKESYKLSCALCLLRSFPYLEYLKIEVLNVWPVYNEVDSIQESLDFEHFSNVTFNHLRKVTLVRFGGTTPEMQLIKLLLAKAPMLVKMVIYPVFYLDTRSEILAELSKFRHASPTAEIDYHMEVKTE, from the exons ATGATGTCTCCTAAAGGAAGAAATCATTGTCGAAGTTTACCTTTTGACGTCCTTGTCAACCTTCCTGATAATGTAATTGATGTCATTCTGACACATTTGCCTTACAAAGATGCTGTGAGGACAAGCGTCTTATCGAAGAAATGGAGGCACAACTGGTGTAGACTTATAGAGTTGACGCTTGATGAATCTCTTTGGGAAACACAAAAGGATCTACTAAATCCTACAGCTAAATTTAGAAAGATTATCTACCATCTTTTGACCCTTCATGAAGGACCCATTACTAAGTTTACCCTCGACATTGCCAATTTGAGAAGCAGTCCTGATATTTGCGACTTCATATATTTCCTACCTAGGACTGACATTCAACATCTTGTTCTTCACCTTCCATGGAAAAAGCTATACAAATTTCCTTCTTCACTTTTCAGATGTTGGCAGCTAAGGCATCTAAATCTTCATAATTGCCTAATTATTCCTCCATTGGCCTTTGACAGATTTGATAGGTTAGTCAGTCTGGAACTATGTAGAGTCACAGTTTCCTCTGAATTTCTCGGAATTTTAATATCTCATTGCTCGTTGCTTGAGCAGTTGGTGCTGAAAATATCGGAAACTTCAGACATCATTGAAATTAATGCCCCAATGCTGAGATCCTTTGATTTCATGGGCAATATAAGTTTTATCTGTTTAAAGAATGTCCCTCTTTTGGCAAAAGCATCTCTGATAAGCAAGAGTTCTTCTACGGAGGCAGAGAATTTTGATTATGCAAAGTTTTTCGAGTCTTGTTCTGCTCTTGAGCACCTACTCTTGAACTTTGGTTATAGCGAG TTCTTTGCAGATGAAGTACCGACAAGGCTTCCCATTTATCTTAACCGTGTCAAACGTTTTCACCTGCCTGAAATTATGCTGAAGGAATCATATAAGCTCTCGTGTGCTCTCTGCTTGTTAAGAAGCTTCCCATATTTGGAATATCTCAAAATTGAGGTTCTTAATGTGTGGCCG GTTTACAATGAAGTTGATAGTATTCAAGAATCCCTTGACTTCGAACATTTCTCAAATGTCACATTTAATCACCTCAGAAAAGTTACGCTAGTAAGGTTTGGAGGAACAACGCCTGAAATGCAGCTTATCAAGCTTTTGTTAGCCAAGGCCCCAATGTTGGTGAAAATGGTAATCTATCCAGTATTTTATCTTGACACAAGATCAGAAATACTCGCTGAGCTATCCAAATTTCGGCATGCATCACCTACAGCAGAAATAGACTATCATATGGAAGTTAAAACGGAATAG
- the LOC132614370 gene encoding F-box/FBD/LRR-repeat protein At1g13570-like: protein MPTEGRKHCRSLPPDFLSNLPNNVIDVILMRLPCEEAVRTSILSKKWRYHWCRITELTIDTSLWETKKDKLYPTVKFTKIIYQLLTLHEGPITKFTLDIASLKSCPKIDNFIYFLSRNDIQQLVLRLPGGKLYNLPSSLFTCLQLRHLTLNNCLIHPPSAFQGFDRLISLELRNVTISSELLGSLISHCPLLEKLVLEISEVSNIIEINAPNLRSFDFIGCIGSICLTNVSLLAKACLHCDRSSSMEADYFGFAKFFESCTALEGLLLHFSFPELEPGEPDEDEVPTRLPFDVNCVKCFYLPFLILGESYELSCVLCLIRSFPYLEYLEIQVAIEEDNGIVESLELEHFSDVKFNHLREVKIERFEGTMPEMQLVKLLLAKSPVLVRILIDTWLPDEAIVTRIRPDAFTELSKYWRASPKAEVVKKS from the exons ATGCCTACTGAGGGAAGAAAGCATTGCCGAAGTTTACCTCCTGACTTCCTTAGCAACCTTCCTAATAACGTAATCGATGTCATTCTAATGCGTTTGCCTTGTGAAGAAGCTGTGAGGACAAGCATCTTATCAAAGAAATGGAGGTATCACTGGTGTAGAATTACAGAATTGACGATTGATACATCTCTTTGGGAAACAAAAAAGGATAAGCTATACCCTACAGTTAAATTTACAAAGATTATCTACCAGCTTTTGACCCTTCATGAAGGACCCATTACTAAGTTCACCCTCGACATTGCTTCTCTGAAAAGCTGTCCTAAGATTGACAACTTCATATATTTCCTGTCTAGGAATGACATTCAACAGCTTGTTCTTCGGCTTCCAGGGGGTAAACTGTACAACTTGCCTTCCTCACTTTTTACATGTTTGCAGCTGAGGCATCTAACTCTTAATAACTGCTTAATACATCCTCCATCGGCCTTTCAAGGATTTGATAGGTTAATTAGCCTGGAACTACGTAATGTCACAATCTCTTCTGAATTACTCGGGAGTTTAATATCTCATTGTCCATTGCTTGAGAAGTTGGTGCTGGAAATCTCAGAAGTTTCAAATATAATAGAAATTAATGCCCCCAATCTGAGATCCTTTGATTTCATAGGCTGTATAGGTTCTATCTGTCTCACGAATGTCTCTCTTCTGGCAAAAGCATGTCTGCACTGTGATCGCAGTTCTTCTATGGAGGCAGACTATTTTGGTTTTGCAAAGTTTTTTGAGTCTTGTACTGCTCTCGAGGGACTCCTCTTGCACTTCAGTTTTCCTGAG TTAGAGCCTGGCGAACCAGATGAAGACGAAGTACCAACAAGGCTTCCCTTTGATGTTAACTGTGTCAAGTGTTTTTACCTGCCTTTTCTTATTCTGGGGGAATCATATGAGCTCTCATGTGTTCTTTGCTTGATAAGAAGCTTCCCATATTTAGAGTATCTCGAAATACAG GTTGCCATTGAAGAGGATAATGGTATTGTAGAATCCCTTGAACTCGAACATTTCTCAGATGTGAAATTTAATCACCTCAGGGAAGTTAAGATAGAACGCTTTGAAGGAACAATGCCTGAGATGCAGCTTGTCAAGCTTTTGTTAGCCAAGTCCCCAGTATTGGTGAGAATTCTAATTGATACATGGCTTCCAGATGAAGCTATTGTAACAAGAATAAGACCAGATGCATTCACTGAGCTATCAAAATATTGGCGTGCGTCACCTAAAGCAGAAGTAGTAAAAAAATCATGA